One segment of Setaria viridis chromosome 4, Setaria_viridis_v4.0, whole genome shotgun sequence DNA contains the following:
- the LOC117854111 gene encoding galactan beta-1,4-galactosyltransferase GALS1, translating into MKPAARKDAGAAAGVAAFGVSCFDIKSFVASLALLTLVMALWQLHPYQPLLSTSRSSSCPLLPSQPISASSRAATAAALPTANSTTADAADTKTAPSTVPAATATKPDAAVLPAARPRDPNKRDLRPYGSAAALFVQMGAYRGGPRTFAVVGLASKPAHVFGTPYFKCEWVPNLDPSSPAPPRPVRTKAYKMLPDWGYGRIYTVVVVNCTFPTNPNAGNRGGKLLVHAYYSTASRRYERFVALEEVPGSYDESRFRPPFPYEYLYCGSSLYGNLSAARMREWLAYHAHFFGPSSHFVLHDAGGVSPEVRAVLDPWVRAGRVTVQDIRAQAEYDGYYYNQFLVVNDCLHRYRHAANWTFFFDVDEYIYLPDGRTLQEVLGQLERYTQFTIEQNPMSSKLCVEDPNKEYSREWGFEKLVFRNSITGVRRDRKYAIQARNAYSTGVHMSQNVIGRTSHKTERLIRYYHYHNSINVMGEPCREFVQKPTNGSKVMFEGIPYVYDDNMKRLTGEIKRFEEETIGAIHT; encoded by the exons ATGAAGCCCGCCGCCAGgaaggacgccggcgccgccgccggcgtggccgcaTTCGGCGTCTCCTGCTTCGACATCAAGTCCTTCGTCGCCTCCCTCGCGCTGCTCACGCTCGTCATGGCGCTCTGGCAGCTCCACCCGTACCAGCCGCTCCTCTCCACCTCCCGTTCCTCCTCCTGCCCCCTCCTCCCCAGCCAGCCCATCTCAGcatcctcccgcgccgccaccgccgcagcatTGCCCACCGCCAACTCCACCACCGCTGACGCCGCTGACACCAAGACGGCCCCTTCGACCGTTCCCGCCGCCACGGCGACGAAGCCGGATGCGGCCGTGCTGCCGGCGGCCCGGCCGCGGGACCCCAACAAGCGGGACCTCCGGCCGtacggcagcgcggcggcgctaTTCGTCCAGATGGGCGCGTACCGGGGTGGGCCTCGCACCTTCGCCGTCGTCGGGCTCGCCTCCAAGCCGGCGCACGTCTTCGGCACCCCCTACTTCAAGTGCGAGTGGGTGCCCAACCTGgacccgtcgtcgccggcgccgccgcggcccgtcCGGACCAAGGCCTACAAGATGCTCCCGGACTGGGGGTACGGCCGCATCtacaccgtcgtcgtcgtcaactGCACATTCCCCACCAACCCCAACGCCGGCAACCGCGGCGGGAAGCTTCTCGTCCACGCCTACTACTCCACTGCCTCCCGCCGCTACGAGCGCTTCGTCGCGCTCGAGGAGGTGCCGGGCTCCTACGACGAGTCCCGCTTCCGGCCGCCATTCCCCTACGAGTACCTCTACTGCGGCTCCTCGCTCTACGGCAACCTCAGCGCCGCCCGCATGAGGGAGTGGCTCGCCTACCATGCCCATTTCTTTGGGCCCAGCTCGCACTTCGTGCTCCATGACGCCGGCGGCGTCAGCCCGGAGGTCCGGGCGGTGCTCGATCCATGGGTCAGGGCCGGCCGGGTCACAGTCCAGGACATCCGGGCGCAGGCGGAGTACGACGGCTACTATTACAACCAGTTCTTGGTGGTAAATGACTGCCTCCACCGGTACCGGCACGCCGCGAATTGGACCTTCTTCTTCGACGTCGACGAGTACATCTACCTCCCCGACGGCCGGACGCTGCAGGAGGTGCTCGGGCAGCTGGAGCGCTACACGCAGTTTACCATTGAGCAGAATCCCATGTCTAGCAAGCTCTGCGTGGAGGATCCAAACAAGGAATACTCGAG GGAATGGGGTTTTGAGAAACTTGTCTTCCGTAATTCTATTACTGGAGTCAGGCGAGATCGCAAATACGCAATCCAAGCTCGAAACGCATACTCCACAGGTGTGCACATGTCGCAAAATGTAATTGGGAGGACAAGCCACAAGACGGAAAGGTTGATCCGATACTACCACTATCACAACTCGATCAACGTCATGGGGGAACCCTGCAGGGAATTTGTGCAAAAACCGACTAACGGGAGCAAGGTAATGTTTGAGGGAATACCATATGTCTACGATGACAACATGAAACGTCTAACAGGGGAAATTAAGCGTTTCGAGGAAGAGACAATCGGGGCCATCCATACATAG